From Falco naumanni isolate bFalNau1 chromosome 4, bFalNau1.pat, whole genome shotgun sequence:
ggccgaCAGGGACGCAGCCACGGCCGCCTGCGCTTCCGCAGCTCCCGGCCGGGGGAGGGCAGCACCGCCCCCAGCCCGCACCGCCCACCCGCCCCACCGCCGGGGCGGGGTTTCGCCTCGGCCCGGCCCCTCAGAGGGCGGCCTCGGCCctgggcggcgggcggggggcggtgcCGCTCCCGCCCCTCAGCTCCCGCCCCTCAGCTCCCGCCTTGCAGTTCCCGCCTCTCAGTTCCCACCCCTCAGTTCCCGCCCCACAGTTCCCGCCCGGCGCGCGAGGAGCTCTCCAGCAGAGCTCGCCTCACCGAGGGGGCAGCCGGGGAGCGCGGCTTTGTCGCATCCCGCCTCGCCCGGGTCCCTCCCGCCGGGCCTGGGCCCCGCAGGCGGCGCTGCCCACGGGGTGCCCTAGGGGCTGCGAGCGGGGCCAACAGCGAAGCCTTCTCCTTCTTCTGGTCGTCGTCTTTTCTGAGGAAATCTCTGCTCCGAGCCCCCCGGCAGCGCAGAGGACAGCACATCCTCTGGCCGCGTCCTTCCAGCGTGAAGTCGTGCTGGTGAGAGCAGCGCACAATGAAGTCTGGGATGGGTTTGGTCCAGGTTTGTCAGGTTGGTTGCTGAAggatgaaaatgagaaaaatcaagtTAAGGCGTCTTCTGTTTGCTAACTGTTATGctactgaaacagaacaaggtcttacaaaaaaacccacccaaaacatcagtcaggatgagtttggtacaatgctctgggtgatgctctgtttgtgttgagaaaggaatgtaatgtgaataattagaaaagtatggtgggcacctgaaggagataaggagaccatcaagtcaggaatcgttgaacaaagaaaattgaaaggtctgtTCCACCCACCTATTATGAATGGAATGATTGagtgtcaaaatcaaatgaatatatatgtaaagatgttgtaacctctcacgAAAACTACCTggcttttcactgaaaactttgtaGCTCGTTTGTCCAGTGCGAATtggctagctccccaacgttgcacaaaagaaatacctttgctgctttaAGACAAAATtcgtctctgagcagttactctgtgccgttttggcatcactACTCAGTGTACATTATGATACCGTAGCAGGACAGTTGAAAGACTTGTCCAAGAGCACTGGCAAATGTAGTgtgagagaaaattaaaaaaaaaagttttttttttatctcattgCACGCAGATCATGCTGCCTCTTTAACCTTTGTTACGGTTCAGTTCTGGTTATTTAAACCAACAACATTTGATAGAGAGTGTATACTTAAGATTTGCTGTGGAAACTGGGAGGAAAATACTCTTTTTGAAAGAACTATACAGGAATAATGCTTAAAGAAAATCTCATCACTAACATAGTATCCAGAGGCTCAAATTATAACAATAAAGCATGCAATTTTGTATTGTTCCTCAGCTCCAACAGAAGTGccatgacagaaaaaataaatacaggattttatatatatatatatatatatatatatatatatgagaagTCTGATTGTGGAATCAGGCTCCACAATCTTATCggattgtaaagtaggtatgtttattcagcgctgggcagcaccacCGCGGTAATCCCACCAAAGCTGTGCACACTTGGGGCAACAACTTGACTCAATTTATATAATCAAGTGTTGCATATACATAAGATTTCTaaatacgcctatacatattcataaaCTAGCCCCAATTCATATTATATTTACATTAGTTCCAAGAAGTCATTTCTATAAGTCCTTCCCAACTGCGCTTGTGTGGTGCCTCTTGGTGGTGGTCATGGTGGTCATGGGGGATGAAGGCTTGGTAGTCTCTCTTGCTCTGAACTTTTTACCTTCTCTTTTCGCGCAGACTCAGTTGTTCCTTGGTCTTTGTCTAAAATATAGAGTTGGTTTTAGCTAGTTCTTTCTGTGATACTGTCAAGAATTAGAGGATACTATTTCCTGCAGCAGACTTGTAAACCTGCAGAAGTGCGAGACTTTTGTCACATCTGTTTGTACCAAAGGGATGGGAGATCCTCATCTCCTCTAGACTAATCATCATGAGCTCTGAAAATGATAACTTCTTTTGAATAAAAGACCATAAActctgaggaaggaaaaaagctaatTATTGCTCTCTTTGCTTTGTAGCATTTTCTTGGAAATGCATCCATTTGTTTTGTTAGAATGGAAGActgctccttcctctttcttcctgtaGGCATCGATATGCATCAGTCCTTTTGTTTACATGCCAATGACTTGCCTTAGTAGCTACTTCTTCATATTTACTGTATGTTTGTGAAAGAGAATCATGCCTTATTACCCTTTCTTGTTTCCACCCTAGAAGCCAATACTTGTTCTTTCATGCCTTCTTCCCGCTCTATCCCGCACCCCCTATCAATGCAGAAAGTTGAAGGTTTGGTTCTGGATTGTTTTTATCAACCctttagaaatgaaaaacattcacATGTCCTCATTCTTTTCACCTGTGACGGtgtcctgctgctttctcaATAGCTCATGATGAATTTGTTCTTTAAAGCTAGCTCTCTGTTCCCAAAATGAAATCCATCACAGACTAGTAAATGGTAATATCACTGCTTTGATGGAGATGGCATCCGTTCTCTGCGGGCTCTTTGCCATCTTCTTTGCAGCCTTGCAAGGTTGTAGCAGATAAAAGGGACTAAAAGGTTGCAATTACTTACCTGCTATTTCCCTCCTGTTAGTCACAAGCCTATTTTGACTTTGTACTACTtacactgatttatttattaccCACTATTCACAACGGTAATCCCAGTCTGTGTTCTGAGTGGTCTTCTGCAAATGCTGTTATGATATTTAATATCTCTCCTCAGGTGTATTACACCCTATTTGAAAACCCCCATTTACCTAAACTTGTTCAGCCAGTGATGGTTTGGTAGGGCATGCAAGTTAGCACTTTTCCTGTACATGCCTTAAGGGGTAGAGGACCTCAGGCACAGAGCTCGCAGCCTTACTgatgttttaagatttgggtcATAAGATGCTGTTGGAGTGGGACTTGTCAGATGGTGCCCTGAAGGTCTGAAGTGGATGCATCAGACTAGCTGGGCATGCCCCGTGGTAGTTCTGCGTGCATAATGTAGGTTTGCTCTGCCTGTTCCTGAGCGCTTTTgcctgattatttttctgtcattcacACGCTCGCCTTTTGGGAAATGGCAGAACATGGTTGAGGAATGGAAGTCCAGATCTAGACTTGTATCTTGGAAACCCTAgttccatttcttttccattgcaGTTGCCAGACGCTGTTGCTAGAATGTTGAAATCATGTTCTTTATCAGCTGTAAAGCATTCCTTATTCACAAGTCATGCCTGGAAACAGAAACATCACAGATTTCTCCACCATTAGTGCTGTCCGTTCCTGTCCTGAACCAACTGtgtagaaatgagaaaataatttggtttgtGTGTCTGCTCATTTCTTGATCTTTCACACACCACACCCACCCCGAAAATTCAAGAGCTGCCTTGATTATGGTCAGTGGCATTGTGCGAAATATCTCTGGCCAATATTTTCAAACCGCATCTTTAATGTAAGGAGATCGTTTATGCTGTACTTGCTTAATTCGTAATTGGTTGCGCAGAGGTGGCTGTGAATGGCAGGAGAAAGCTAGACAGGTCGCTGTGTACAGACCCCCGTTACCTGTGCTTCCCCTGCACTGTGGTTAACAGGCCAGTGATGGTCCCTGAGCTGTAGTAGTTGTCTAGAATAGATTTATGAAACCATATTGCCTTTACTGGGCTTTGAATTAAAAGGCAGTTTGTACATGAATGTCTGTCAAGACGTTTGCAGATTGACAGTGAactgttacaaaaatatttggcagCCACTGTGGTAAAGGTTTTCTCTAAATTTAGTATGTTTAAGCATTTCATACAAATATTGACAGCATCTATAGTATCCAGAGCCTTTGTCTCTGATGCTCTTGATGTTAACAGCCCTCCTTGTGTGCTGCCAGTGGAAACCCAGATATAAAATGATTGATT
This genomic window contains:
- the LOC121088083 gene encoding high affinity cAMP-specific and IBMX-insensitive 3',5'-cyclic phosphodiesterase 8A-like translates to MAALEDAAVPGLSLRLPPPRGRQGRSHGRLRFRSSRPGEGSTAPSPHRPPAPPPGRGFASFPPGARGALQQSSPHRGGSRGARLCRIPPRPGPSRRAWAPQAALPTGCPRGCERGQQRSLLLLLVVVFSEEISAPSPPAAQRTAHPLAASFQREVVLHWLTELEIFAMIFAAAIHDYEHTGTTNNFHIQTRSDSAILYNDWSVLENHHVSVVYRLLQDDEEMNILSNLSKDDWR